Proteins encoded together in one candidate division WOR-3 bacterium window:
- a CDS encoding S8 family serine peptidase: MKRVVLVLLALLIGAGFGLISPDLERRLGEADGGRLPVQIVLKRQFDRELLYSLVDGLPRRERRVEVARILSDFAAREQADLLKELGSYVESGAVADIRPMWIVNAVYCEATPEVIRRIAARADVHYVNYDLVQCPDLLEPQVEVDGGDEVAWGVQKIRAPEVWAQGFTGAGVVCGHIDTGCDYTHPDLADHMWEDPNYPRYGWNFELNTNDPMDVQGHGTHTAGTVASDGTSGSQCGVAPDARIMVCRVRTVADSVAESQCWQAMQFVVSPPLSPGNGADLYTMSLGWMIAWAPHQATWRQVADNVNAAGVIQIVAAGNERGSATPPNALRCPGNVPPPWWNPQNTGSGSLSGIISIGATDASDQIAYFSSPGPVTWQTVAPYNDYVYPPGLTKPDVSAPGVQVKSCRVGGGYTEMDGTSMATPHVAGTVCLMLSKNPNLTPAVVDSILEVTAVDLGPSGKDNDFGAGRIDALAAVNYVTGSGGPMIVLRGVAVHDSQPGGNNNGRLDPGESARLRITLRNSGAANCNNTAGTFRAFDARLTVTDSLGTWGNIPSGGEATNTTDPIAVTAAGTIPPGTNVACTLYVSGDSADYATKIPITLRVGEPPPQPGTIIWGPRVCPGMPSDWGLYGVAYNSRDSLIYCIYFMSATLYKYTSDSLLQARGTITLPEDSCTDIAYNAYDNTFWVVANPSKRVYKITPTGSVIRYFTVPQAEYPCGVVEHEATHQVYVSDRRTSNQQLIFVYDTLGNIQDTIVHPVAWYYGTRCLALDYRSPSNTPSLLNMYSFFDASGTTLDSCAMMEIDRVTGTLRNRFRFTNTEWNMRGIEYDPRDGSYWVTIMQYNSGSNNQILKVVGFNMGATGTEEEHVKLPGMGKAVAVSAYPNPFTGKTMLSVTLYQPSNVDLMVYDNTGRLIKSVARAKSVTTRTDFVWDGRDDAGNEVARGVYFYRVKTATDEAWGKLVLTR, encoded by the coding sequence ATGAAGAGAGTGGTCCTGGTGCTCCTGGCGCTTCTCATCGGCGCAGGTTTCGGGCTGATTAGTCCGGACCTTGAGCGGCGGCTGGGAGAGGCGGATGGTGGTCGGCTGCCGGTGCAGATTGTGTTGAAGCGGCAGTTTGACCGTGAGTTGCTGTATTCGCTGGTTGATGGTTTGCCGCGGCGTGAGCGGCGGGTGGAGGTGGCGCGGATATTGAGTGATTTTGCGGCGCGGGAGCAGGCGGATTTGCTTAAAGAGCTTGGTTCTTATGTTGAGTCGGGTGCGGTGGCGGACATCAGGCCGATGTGGATTGTGAATGCGGTGTACTGTGAGGCGACGCCGGAGGTGATTCGGCGGATTGCGGCGCGTGCGGATGTGCACTATGTGAACTACGATTTGGTGCAGTGTCCGGATTTGCTTGAGCCGCAGGTTGAGGTTGATGGTGGTGACGAGGTTGCCTGGGGTGTACAGAAGATACGGGCGCCAGAGGTGTGGGCGCAGGGTTTTACCGGTGCGGGTGTGGTGTGTGGTCACATTGACACCGGTTGTGATTACACCCATCCGGACCTTGCCGACCATATGTGGGAGGACCCCAATTATCCTCGATATGGCTGGAACTTTGAGTTAAACACCAACGACCCGATGGATGTGCAGGGTCATGGTACGCACACGGCGGGGACGGTGGCGAGTGATGGGACGAGTGGCAGTCAGTGTGGTGTGGCGCCGGATGCGCGGATAATGGTTTGTCGGGTGCGGACGGTGGCGGATTCGGTGGCGGAGAGTCAGTGTTGGCAGGCGATGCAGTTTGTGGTGTCGCCGCCTTTGTCGCCGGGCAATGGTGCGGATTTGTACACGATGTCGTTGGGGTGGATGATTGCGTGGGCGCCGCATCAGGCGACGTGGCGGCAGGTGGCGGACAATGTGAATGCGGCGGGTGTGATCCAGATTGTTGCGGCGGGCAACGAGCGTGGTAGTGCGACGCCGCCCAATGCGTTGCGCTGTCCGGGCAATGTGCCGCCGCCGTGGTGGAATCCGCAGAACACGGGCAGTGGTAGTTTGTCGGGGATAATTTCGATTGGTGCGACCGATGCGTCGGACCAGATTGCGTACTTTTCCAGTCCTGGTCCTGTGACCTGGCAGACGGTTGCGCCCTACAACGACTATGTGTATCCGCCGGGATTGACCAAGCCGGATGTGAGTGCGCCCGGTGTGCAGGTGAAGTCGTGCCGGGTAGGTGGTGGCTACACCGAAATGGATGGGACTTCGATGGCGACGCCGCATGTGGCGGGCACGGTGTGCTTGATGTTGTCGAAGAATCCGAATTTGACCCCGGCGGTGGTGGATTCAATACTTGAGGTGACGGCGGTTGACCTTGGTCCTTCGGGTAAGGACAACGACTTTGGTGCGGGACGAATCGACGCCCTTGCTGCGGTGAACTATGTGACCGGTTCCGGTGGACCGATGATTGTGCTTCGGGGTGTGGCGGTTCACGATTCGCAACCGGGCGGCAACAACAATGGTCGGCTTGATCCAGGCGAGTCGGCGCGCTTGCGGATAACCTTGCGTAACTCCGGTGCTGCGAACTGCAACAACACCGCTGGAACATTCCGGGCGTTTGATGCCCGCTTGACCGTGACCGATTCGCTCGGCACCTGGGGCAATATCCCTTCCGGCGGTGAGGCGACGAACACCACCGACCCGATTGCGGTTACAGCAGCGGGAACGATTCCTCCGGGAACAAATGTCGCCTGCACCCTGTATGTGAGCGGTGACAGCGCCGACTACGCGACCAAAATCCCGATTACCCTGCGTGTTGGTGAACCACCACCGCAGCCTGGAACCATCATCTGGGGACCGAGAGTCTGTCCGGGAATGCCGAGTGACTGGGGTCTTTACGGTGTCGCTTACAACAGCCGGGATAGCCTGATTTACTGCATCTACTTTATGAGTGCCACCCTCTACAAGTACACATCCGACTCCTTGCTTCAGGCGCGGGGCACGATTACCTTACCTGAAGACTCCTGTACGGACATCGCTTACAACGCTTACGACAACACCTTCTGGGTTGTTGCCAACCCTTCAAAGCGGGTGTACAAGATTACGCCCACCGGTTCGGTGATAAGATACTTTACCGTTCCTCAGGCAGAGTACCCCTGCGGTGTTGTTGAACATGAGGCGACTCATCAGGTTTATGTCAGCGACCGGCGTACCTCCAACCAGCAGCTGATTTTCGTTTACGATACACTGGGCAATATTCAGGACACGATTGTTCATCCGGTTGCCTGGTACTATGGCACGCGCTGTCTGGCACTGGACTACCGCTCACCGAGCAATACCCCATCACTGCTCAATATGTACTCCTTCTTTGATGCCTCAGGCACAACCCTTGACTCCTGTGCGATGATGGAGATTGACCGGGTAACGGGCACACTGCGCAATCGATTCCGGTTCACCAATACCGAGTGGAATATGCGGGGGATTGAATACGACCCGCGCGACGGTTCCTACTGGGTGACGATTATGCAGTACAATTCCGGTTCCAACAACCAAATTCTCAAGGTGGTCGGGTTCAATATGGGTGCGACCGGCACCGAAGAGGAACATGTTAAACTACCGGGAATGGGCAAGGCGGTAGCGGTTTCTGCCTATCCCAATCCGTTCACCGGTAAAACGATGCTGTCGGTAACACTCTATCAGCCCTCTAATGTTGACCTGATGGTTTACGACAACACCGGTCGGTTGATAAAGAGTGTGGCGCGGGCAAAGTCGGTAACAACGCGGACCGATTTTGTCTGGGATGGCAGAGACGATGCCGGCAACGAAGTGGCGCGTGGTGTTTACTTCTACAGGGTGAAGACCGCAACCGACGAAGCGTGGGGTAAACTGGTTCTGACCAGATAG
- a CDS encoding divalent-cation tolerance protein CutA has protein sequence MKSRFPYLQVFITVPNRTTAQKITRTLLEKKVAACVQITGPIISRYWWQGKIALSREYLCIAKTDKSSYPALEKTVKALHPYEVPEIISLPIATGYGKYLDWLKSALHRPDRHCK, from the coding sequence ATGAAAAGTCGCTTTCCTTATCTTCAGGTGTTTATCACCGTTCCGAACCGGACAACCGCGCAAAAAATCACCCGTACATTACTTGAAAAAAAAGTCGCCGCCTGTGTTCAGATTACCGGACCGATTATCAGCCGCTACTGGTGGCAGGGAAAAATTGCGCTCTCCCGCGAGTACCTCTGCATTGCGAAGACCGACAAATCATCCTACCCCGCGCTGGAAAAAACGGTTAAAGCCCTTCACCCCTACGAAGTTCCCGAAATCATCAGCCTGCCCATTGCCACCGGTTACGGGAAATATCTTGACTGGCTCAAAAGCGCGCTGCACCGACCAGACCGTCATTGCAAGTAA
- the smc gene encoding chromosome segregation protein SMC, protein MYIKELQIFGFKSFQEKTTVRFAPGLNCIVGPNGCGKSNILDALRWVLGEQSFSVLRCGKTEDLIFAGTATAPAVNYAEVKLLLSTEDRPELGSTWWQGEGLAEVEIRRRFFRSGESEYYLNRQPCRLRDIQDLFLSQGIGTKAYSIFDLRQMREIIAGNIRKMFEEAASLAKFRDAKEECQRKLELTQADLTRLEDIIAERERIVRSLQRQAGKLRAFQRLKEEEKGLRLIELKRNYERLTDELEQVRSQVAALEQSEAERLAEIKRLEEELRGLHSRLLDVEGDRERALGAVQRQREMIAEIEKEAAMEQQELTFLNQRAAEARLIQTQLEEDGARLEQLFARTVQQLEERNRRLDEIRAELEKARLQTRAQEEQLYRLQEEERNARARLQALLEEEQKLRNDRAKAEAELENTTGAQERVKQELTLLDERIGQVEKELTELHSEVAEAREAKRSLQNRVAALSAELKAVNDRLEEKKKTRMVLQDEKGRLEQELAALAARFAREETGVAKGVFGAEETAEVGKFLEPMPGWERTCEAAFFPLLDFIFCADVGARHLATLEANAVKLRIGFLVDQQATELDDKSEGLIKDERVLGMLADFVQIKPGAPKLLSRIARSFVVVKDRQALEELRAKFPHRFFVTQDGVAWFGDGRLVFVGSVASRLGLGREIAEKERRLTEIREEMERLNAAETAEEQRKTQLLREREEVESQSVVLEKEQIRAESKLGMNQTLQAELQRDRERLRKEAARLEGIQQRLAEKMQEINERLANVSQTISSAKGELERLEKAVGEGTAVVKKGLEQASQLLAAVGEEQRHIERLEVESGHIRQEIEMKRHQINEARQIIEGAEAKRKSAAVKEQERQETIERLRRELQALEQELESFSTQEIARAEEALEKNIAELRQHQEQNQRVLFERRLRIAELESRIKTVVEEAQTSYQTDITTFVPEAVEGFEERLQKVRHRIEALGQVNPLALTEYEEERKDLERLLFQRNDVMQARENLQQALLEIDRHAREQFIATYQEVRTEFQKIFKELFLEGEADLILVNDSNPLESEVAIIAKPRGKNPKRLEQLSDGEKALLAVSLLFAFYQVKPAPFCFLDEVDAPLDDVNVARFADYLKRLSERTQVIVITHNRATVERADVLLGVTAEVPGVSKVVAVSLAEYRAKDNKAPEQRAQN, encoded by the coding sequence GTGTACATAAAAGAACTGCAGATTTTTGGCTTCAAGTCGTTTCAGGAGAAAACAACTGTCCGGTTTGCGCCGGGCTTAAATTGTATTGTCGGACCTAACGGCTGCGGAAAATCCAACATCCTTGATGCGCTGCGCTGGGTGCTGGGCGAGCAGTCGTTTTCAGTTTTGCGCTGCGGGAAAACCGAGGATTTGATTTTTGCCGGAACGGCAACCGCACCGGCGGTGAACTACGCCGAGGTTAAACTCTTGCTTTCCACTGAAGACCGGCCGGAGTTGGGCAGCACCTGGTGGCAGGGTGAGGGTCTTGCCGAGGTGGAAATCCGGCGGCGTTTTTTCCGTTCCGGGGAAAGCGAGTACTATCTGAATCGCCAACCCTGCCGGTTGCGTGATATTCAGGACCTGTTTCTTTCCCAGGGTATTGGTACCAAGGCGTATTCGATATTTGACCTACGCCAGATGAGGGAGATAATCGCCGGTAATATCCGGAAGATGTTTGAGGAGGCGGCATCGCTGGCAAAGTTCCGGGATGCCAAGGAGGAGTGTCAGCGCAAACTGGAGTTGACGCAAGCAGATTTGACCCGACTCGAGGATATCATTGCGGAAAGGGAGCGGATTGTGCGCAGCCTGCAGCGGCAGGCGGGAAAATTACGCGCATTTCAAAGGCTGAAGGAGGAGGAAAAAGGGCTACGGTTAATTGAACTCAAAAGAAATTATGAGCGGCTCACCGATGAACTGGAACAAGTAAGGTCGCAAGTGGCGGCGTTAGAGCAGTCCGAGGCGGAACGGCTGGCAGAGATTAAAAGGCTGGAGGAGGAGTTGCGCGGACTCCATTCCCGGTTGCTCGATGTTGAAGGCGACCGGGAAAGGGCACTTGGTGCGGTACAGCGGCAGCGGGAGATGATTGCCGAAATTGAAAAAGAGGCGGCGATGGAGCAGCAGGAGCTGACTTTCCTCAATCAGCGCGCCGCAGAGGCAAGATTAATCCAGACACAGCTTGAAGAGGATGGGGCGCGCCTTGAGCAACTTTTTGCCCGGACCGTTCAGCAATTAGAGGAGCGAAATCGCCGGCTCGATGAAATACGGGCGGAACTGGAGAAGGCGCGATTGCAAACCCGCGCCCAGGAAGAGCAGTTGTATCGGTTGCAAGAGGAGGAGCGAAATGCCCGGGCGCGGTTGCAAGCACTCCTTGAGGAGGAGCAGAAACTCCGCAATGACCGAGCAAAAGCCGAAGCCGAACTGGAAAACACGACTGGTGCGCAAGAGCGGGTGAAACAGGAACTAACGCTACTGGACGAGCGCATCGGGCAGGTTGAGAAGGAGTTAACGGAATTGCACAGCGAGGTGGCGGAGGCGCGAGAGGCAAAGCGGAGTTTGCAGAACCGGGTGGCAGCGCTCAGCGCCGAGCTAAAAGCGGTCAACGACCGGCTGGAGGAAAAGAAGAAGACAAGAATGGTGCTGCAGGATGAGAAAGGGCGGCTGGAGCAAGAGCTTGCGGCACTTGCCGCACGGTTTGCCCGGGAAGAGACCGGTGTTGCGAAGGGTGTTTTCGGTGCGGAAGAAACCGCTGAGGTAGGGAAATTTCTCGAACCGATGCCGGGCTGGGAGCGGACTTGTGAAGCGGCGTTCTTTCCTTTGCTCGATTTTATCTTTTGTGCCGATGTTGGCGCCCGGCACCTGGCGACACTGGAAGCGAATGCGGTAAAGTTGCGCATCGGGTTTCTCGTTGACCAGCAGGCAACGGAGTTAGATGATAAGTCAGAGGGGTTAATTAAAGATGAGCGGGTGCTGGGGATGCTGGCCGATTTTGTCCAGATTAAACCCGGGGCGCCAAAACTGCTTTCCCGGATAGCGCGAAGTTTTGTCGTGGTGAAGGACCGGCAGGCACTGGAAGAGTTGCGAGCGAAGTTTCCTCACAGGTTTTTTGTAACCCAAGATGGTGTTGCCTGGTTTGGTGATGGCAGACTGGTGTTTGTGGGCTCGGTCGCAAGCCGGCTAGGACTCGGTCGGGAAATTGCGGAGAAGGAACGGCGTCTTACCGAGATAAGAGAGGAGATGGAACGACTCAACGCCGCGGAGACCGCAGAGGAGCAAAGAAAAACCCAACTGTTGAGGGAACGGGAAGAGGTAGAAAGCCAATCGGTTGTTTTGGAAAAGGAACAAATACGGGCGGAGTCAAAATTGGGAATGAACCAGACACTGCAGGCGGAGTTACAAAGGGATAGGGAGCGATTAAGAAAAGAGGCGGCGAGATTGGAAGGGATTCAGCAGCGTCTTGCGGAAAAGATGCAAGAAATCAACGAGCGGTTGGCTAATGTTTCTCAAACAATAAGTTCGGCGAAAGGAGAACTGGAACGGCTGGAAAAGGCTGTCGGGGAGGGAACGGCGGTGGTGAAAAAAGGACTGGAGCAGGCGTCACAACTTCTTGCGGCGGTCGGTGAAGAACAACGCCATATCGAGCGTCTTGAAGTGGAAAGCGGGCACATCCGTCAGGAGATTGAGATGAAGCGGCACCAGATTAACGAGGCGCGGCAGATAATTGAAGGCGCCGAAGCGAAGAGGAAAAGTGCCGCGGTAAAAGAGCAAGAGCGGCAGGAGACGATAGAAAGGCTGCGGCGTGAACTGCAGGCGCTGGAACAGGAACTGGAAAGTTTCAGCACCCAGGAAATTGCCCGGGCTGAGGAGGCGCTGGAGAAAAATATCGCCGAGTTGCGCCAGCATCAGGAGCAGAACCAACGGGTGCTTTTTGAGCGGCGGCTGCGGATTGCCGAGTTGGAGTCGAGGATTAAAACGGTGGTTGAAGAGGCGCAGACCAGTTATCAGACGGACATTACCACATTTGTGCCCGAAGCGGTTGAGGGGTTTGAAGAAAGGCTGCAGAAGGTCCGGCACCGAATTGAGGCGCTGGGACAGGTCAATCCGCTGGCGCTCACCGAGTATGAAGAGGAACGAAAGGACCTGGAGCGGCTTTTGTTTCAGCGCAACGATGTGATGCAGGCACGGGAAAATCTGCAGCAGGCTCTGCTTGAGATTGACCGCCATGCCCGCGAGCAGTTCATCGCAACTTACCAGGAGGTACGGACTGAGTTCCAGAAGATTTTTAAGGAGCTGTTTCTGGAGGGGGAAGCGGACCTGATTCTCGTCAATGACAGCAATCCGCTGGAGTCGGAGGTGGCGATAATCGCCAAGCCCCGGGGCAAGAACCCGAAACGGCTGGAACAACTTTCCGACGGAGAGAAAGCACTGCTCGCGGTCTCGTTGCTCTTTGCCTTTTATCAGGTGAAGCCGGCGCCGTTCTGTTTTCTTGACGAGGTTGACGCACCGCTGGACGATGTCAATGTTGCGCGATTTGCCGATTACCTGAAACGGCTCTCGGAGCGAACTCAGGTGATTGTGATAACCCACAACCGTGCCACGGTGGAACGGGCTGATGTGCTGCTCGGTGTGACCGCGGAAGTGCCGGGTGTGTCTAAAGTTGTTGCGGTGAGTCTCGCTGAATATCGGGCAAAGGATAATAAGGCGCCCGAACAGAGGGCGCAGAACTGA
- the ftsY gene encoding signal recognition particle-docking protein FtsY, protein MGIWQGLAKTRAFLRQLVKSVNTEELEELLLAADVGVRATAQLVEAVRRSGADPTEALKKEIVKIFSAASKVPLKAVEPPLVIMVVGVNGSGKTTTIGKLCYRFAREGKKVLVAAADTFRDAAAEQVRIWANRSDVELVFSQKGQDAAAVAFDALQKAVREKRDVVLIDTAGRLHTRKDLMAEAVKIKRVCAKVKPDAPEEIWLVLDATVGQNGIRQAMAFHQELGLTGIIMAKLDGTAKGGVLIPVVLELGLPVRFVGVGEGVEDLVPFVPEEYVQALFEG, encoded by the coding sequence ATGGGTATCTGGCAGGGGCTGGCAAAGACAAGGGCGTTTTTGCGCCAGTTGGTAAAATCGGTTAACACCGAGGAGCTGGAAGAGTTGTTATTGGCGGCGGATGTCGGGGTGCGGGCGACGGCGCAACTGGTTGAGGCGGTGCGGCGCAGTGGCGCTGACCCGACCGAAGCGCTGAAAAAGGAGATTGTCAAGATTTTTTCGGCGGCATCCAAAGTGCCTTTGAAGGCTGTTGAGCCACCACTGGTCATAATGGTGGTGGGCGTGAACGGTTCGGGCAAGACCACGACCATCGGTAAGTTGTGTTACCGATTTGCCCGTGAGGGTAAGAAGGTTTTGGTTGCGGCGGCGGATACCTTTCGCGATGCGGCAGCGGAGCAGGTGCGGATCTGGGCAAACCGTTCGGATGTGGAACTGGTGTTTTCTCAGAAGGGGCAGGATGCGGCAGCGGTGGCTTTTGACGCTCTGCAAAAGGCGGTGCGGGAGAAGCGGGATGTCGTGCTGATTGACACCGCGGGTCGTTTGCACACGCGAAAAGATTTGATGGCGGAGGCGGTGAAGATAAAAAGGGTTTGTGCTAAAGTTAAACCCGATGCCCCGGAAGAAATCTGGCTGGTGCTTGACGCGACGGTGGGCCAGAATGGCATCAGGCAGGCAATGGCTTTTCATCAAGAGCTCGGACTTACGGGGATAATTATGGCAAAACTGGACGGCACCGCAAAAGGCGGGGTTTTGATTCCGGTGGTGCTGGAGCTGGGATTACCAGTGAGGTTTGTCGGTGTTGGTGAAGGGGTGGAAGACCTTGTGCCCTTTGTGCCGGAAGAGTATGTTCAGGCGTTGTTTGAAGGGTAA
- the tuf gene encoding elongation factor Tu → MAKAKFERKKPHVNVGTIGHVDHGKTTLTSAITKVLATKGLATYTTYDQVAKASEAHGRRDETKILTIAVSHVEYESEKRHYAHIDCPGHADYIKNMITGAAQMDGAILVVSAADGPMPQTTEHVLLARQVNVPAIVVYLNKVDLVDDPDLVELVSEEIRDILNKYEFPGDKTPIIKGSALKALQSDSGPDVDSIWELVKALDEFIPEPVRDIDKPFLMPIEDIFSITGRGTVVTGRVERGILKPGSEVEIVGFGKHDKVVVTSIEMFRKVLDDARAGDNVGLLLRGVGKDEVERGMVIAAPGSIKPYKKFKAEVYVLTKEEGGRHTPFFPGYRPQFYIRTTDVTGTVQLPPGVEMVMPGDHVTMEIELITPVALEQNSKFAIREGGRTVGAGTVVEIIE, encoded by the coding sequence ATGGCTAAGGCAAAGTTTGAACGCAAGAAGCCGCATGTCAATGTCGGAACGATCGGTCACGTGGACCACGGCAAGACGACACTGACTTCTGCCATCACCAAGGTGCTGGCAACAAAAGGTCTCGCCACCTACACAACCTACGACCAGGTGGCAAAGGCAAGTGAAGCCCATGGCCGTCGGGATGAGACCAAAATTCTGACCATTGCCGTTTCTCATGTGGAGTATGAGAGTGAAAAACGGCACTATGCTCATATCGACTGTCCGGGCCACGCCGACTATATCAAGAATATGATTACCGGCGCGGCACAGATGGACGGTGCGATTCTTGTTGTATCAGCGGCAGATGGTCCGATGCCCCAGACAACGGAACATGTCCTGCTGGCGCGGCAGGTCAATGTGCCGGCAATCGTTGTTTATCTGAATAAGGTTGATCTGGTGGATGACCCGGACCTGGTGGAACTTGTTTCTGAAGAAATTCGGGACATTCTTAACAAGTACGAATTCCCCGGGGATAAAACACCGATTATTAAGGGTAGCGCGCTGAAGGCGTTGCAGTCGGATTCCGGACCGGATGTCGACTCAATCTGGGAACTGGTAAAGGCGCTGGATGAGTTTATTCCGGAGCCGGTGCGCGATATTGACAAACCGTTCTTGATGCCGATTGAGGACATCTTTTCCATTACCGGACGAGGAACCGTGGTTACGGGCCGGGTAGAGCGTGGTATTCTGAAACCGGGTAGCGAGGTCGAGATTGTTGGATTTGGGAAACACGACAAGGTTGTGGTAACCAGCATCGAGATGTTCCGCAAAGTCTTAGATGATGCCCGGGCTGGCGACAATGTTGGTCTCTTGTTGCGGGGCGTTGGGAAAGATGAGGTGGAACGCGGGATGGTGATTGCTGCCCCCGGTTCAATTAAGCCTTACAAGAAGTTTAAGGCGGAAGTTTATGTTCTTACGAAGGAAGAGGGCGGCAGGCACACGCCGTTTTTCCCGGGATATCGGCCGCAGTTTTACATCCGGACGACAGATGTTACCGGAACGGTGCAGTTGCCACCCGGGGTGGAAATGGTGATGCCCGGAGACCATGTGACAATGGAGATTGAGTTGATTACGCCCGTGGCGCTGGAGCAGAATTCTAAGTTCGCCATCCGTGAGGGTGGGCGGACCGTT
- a CDS encoding HEAT repeat domain-containing protein — protein sequence MPLTALLAQLQHPDPEIRRHAIDQLRTIDPETAAGALVFLLDDPEPAIRTKTIAVLNKMGKAAAEPVVRYLNSRQGPLAIEIVELLGNLNHPGAIDILLRHLNEPDPALRKALAQALKKINTDQAVFGLLELLRDLNPEVQITAANALGEIGAQEAVNPLIDELADSHPEVRLAAAQALGKIGDRAAATALARLAAEDPAPEVRNAATRALQELSDRSVKNILHSLSPDDPGVVNQVLNRLVEMGDAAIPPLTELLNHDNQFIRAIAAEALGTLGKPVTIDLLARLLLDPDANVRIVAARALGKIRHIRSAEKLSHALEDADPKVAGLAANGLELLGELAVEPVFALLTHPSAEVRARAIDVLGRLRYQGACERLCAGLTDNNVWVRIVSAQALGEIGEPSVAPALVAALDDINHIVRAMAAQALGKLRDYRASIKLIEMTNDPSDLVRSNTLRALGKIGNPAAIPLLIKALDDPEPEIRIAAIEALADLRVTDVIEKLRRIARPWPLSVEPREVKEVARWAIETLSRITPKD from the coding sequence ATGCCCTTAACCGCCCTGCTCGCTCAGCTCCAGCACCCGGATCCGGAAATCCGCCGCCATGCGATTGACCAGTTGCGCACCATTGACCCGGAAACCGCGGCCGGCGCTCTCGTATTCCTTCTTGACGACCCGGAACCAGCCATCCGCACCAAAACCATCGCCGTACTCAATAAGATGGGAAAAGCAGCAGCCGAACCGGTTGTTCGCTATCTCAACAGCAGGCAGGGACCTCTTGCAATTGAGATTGTTGAACTGCTGGGCAATCTGAACCATCCGGGCGCAATTGACATTTTGCTCCGCCATTTAAATGAACCAGACCCGGCACTGCGTAAAGCACTTGCCCAAGCGTTGAAAAAAATCAACACCGACCAAGCGGTCTTCGGTTTACTCGAACTGCTCCGCGACCTCAACCCGGAAGTTCAAATTACCGCTGCCAACGCCCTGGGCGAAATCGGCGCTCAAGAAGCGGTCAACCCGCTCATCGATGAACTGGCTGACAGCCATCCTGAAGTCCGCCTCGCCGCCGCCCAGGCACTGGGTAAAATTGGCGACCGTGCTGCCGCGACCGCCCTGGCACGGCTTGCTGCCGAAGACCCGGCACCCGAGGTGCGCAACGCCGCGACCCGGGCGCTGCAAGAACTTTCCGACCGCTCGGTTAAAAATATCCTTCACTCCCTGTCACCCGACGACCCCGGTGTCGTAAACCAGGTTTTAAATCGGCTGGTCGAAATGGGCGATGCCGCGATTCCGCCCCTTACCGAACTACTCAACCACGACAACCAGTTTATCAGGGCAATCGCCGCCGAAGCCCTGGGAACGCTCGGCAAACCAGTAACAATTGACCTGCTCGCCCGGCTGTTACTTGACCCGGATGCCAATGTGCGCATTGTTGCCGCCCGAGCACTGGGTAAAATCCGCCATATCCGTTCTGCGGAAAAACTGAGCCACGCCCTTGAAGACGCCGACCCGAAGGTCGCCGGACTTGCGGCAAACGGACTGGAACTACTCGGTGAACTCGCCGTGGAGCCGGTATTTGCCCTCTTGACCCATCCTTCGGCTGAAGTCCGCGCCCGGGCGATAGATGTGCTGGGCCGGTTGCGCTATCAGGGCGCCTGTGAACGGCTCTGCGCCGGCTTGACCGACAATAATGTCTGGGTGCGCATCGTCTCGGCTCAGGCACTGGGCGAAATTGGTGAACCGTCAGTTGCACCGGCACTGGTTGCGGCTCTGGACGACATTAATCATATCGTCCGGGCAATGGCTGCCCAGGCACTGGGTAAACTGCGTGACTACCGGGCGAGCATCAAACTCATCGAGATGACAAACGACCCCAGCGATTTGGTGCGTAGTAACACTTTGCGTGCCCTGGGAAAGATTGGCAACCCGGCTGCCATCCCATTACTGATCAAAGCCCTTGACGACCCCGAACCAGAAATACGCATTGCAGCGATTGAGGCACTTGCAGACCTGCGGGTAACCGATGTAATTGAAAAACTGCGCCGGATTGCCCGGCCCTGGCCTCTCAGTGTCGAACCCCGAGAAGTAAAAGAGGTGGCGCGCTGGGCAATTGAAACCCTTTCCCGGATAACACCAAAGGATTAG